Proteins found in one Prochlorococcus marinus XMU1405 genomic segment:
- a CDS encoding ABC transporter ATP-binding protein, whose translation MLDLKEISYQPQTGERKIIDNLNLKVHENEIILICGNSGSGKTTLLEIISGLTNPQKGKITWKNKILSSRQRRWFCGVVFQFPERYFIGTTIGKELKIGHKSLREKNIEIVLNKVGLKKINLTQPPEQLSGGQQRRLAVAVQLLRNPSILLLDEPTAGLDYLMRKDVKNLILDLKNKNTIIIVTHEPALFEGIPSRILFLEKGKIKNFMKENHAG comes from the coding sequence ATGCTTGATTTAAAAGAAATATCTTATCAACCCCAAACTGGTGAAAGAAAAATAATTGACAATTTAAATTTAAAAGTTCATGAAAATGAAATCATTTTAATTTGCGGCAATAGTGGTTCTGGGAAAACAACACTACTCGAAATAATAAGCGGATTAACAAATCCACAAAAAGGAAAAATTACTTGGAAGAATAAAATTTTGTCTTCTAGACAAAGAAGATGGTTTTGTGGAGTAGTATTCCAATTTCCTGAAAGGTACTTTATAGGTACAACCATTGGGAAAGAATTAAAAATAGGCCATAAATCTTTAAGAGAAAAAAATATAGAAATAGTTTTAAATAAAGTTGGTTTGAAAAAAATTAATCTGACTCAACCACCAGAACAGCTAAGTGGCGGACAACAAAGGCGGTTAGCTGTGGCAGTTCAACTACTTAGAAACCCCTCAATTCTTTTACTTGATGAACCAACTGCTGGATTAGACTATTTAATGAGAAAGGATGTGAAGAATTTAATTCTTGATTTAAAAAATAAAAATACAATTATTATTGTTACTCATGAACCTGCCTTATTTGAGGGAATTCCTTCTAGGATATTATTCTTGGAAAAAGGGAAAATCAAAAATTTCATGAAAGAAAATCATGCAGGATAG
- the ispG gene encoding (E)-4-hydroxy-3-methylbut-2-enyl-diphosphate synthase yields MSLTQSKEVNSLSKRYSTHIERRITRTVMVGDIAIGSDYPVRVQSMINEDTMDVENAYLAIKRLHNVGCEIVRLTVPSLAHAKAVGDIKAKLLENNINTPLVADVHHNGMKIAMEVAKHVDKVRINPGLFVFEKSDPTRTEYTDEEFETIKQTILKRFTPLVEVLKAENKALRIGVNHGSLSERMLFTYGDTPLGMTESAMEFVKICDELDFHNIIISMKASRAPVMMAAYRMIADRLDSEGYNYPLHLGVTEAGDGDYGRIKSTAGIGTLLAEGLGDTIRVSLTEAPEKEIPVCYSILQSLGLRKTMVEYISCPSCGRTLFNLEEVVDKVRNATSHLTGLDIAIMGCIVNGPGEMADADYGYVGKGKGTIALYRRKEEIKRVPEDEGVNALIQLIKDDGKWIDP; encoded by the coding sequence ATGTCATTAACTCAATCTAAAGAGGTTAATAGTCTCTCCAAAAGATATTCAACTCATATTGAGAGAAGGATAACTAGAACAGTAATGGTGGGTGATATAGCTATTGGAAGTGATTATCCAGTAAGAGTTCAATCGATGATAAATGAAGATACTATGGATGTCGAAAATGCTTACTTAGCTATCAAAAGACTTCATAATGTGGGTTGTGAAATAGTAAGGTTAACTGTCCCTTCCTTAGCACATGCCAAAGCAGTAGGAGATATAAAGGCAAAATTACTAGAAAATAATATCAATACCCCCTTGGTGGCTGATGTTCACCATAATGGTATGAAAATTGCAATGGAAGTTGCAAAACATGTTGATAAAGTAAGAATTAATCCTGGATTGTTTGTTTTTGAAAAATCAGACCCTACAAGAACTGAATATACAGATGAGGAATTTGAAACTATTAAGCAAACAATACTTAAAAGATTTACCCCTTTAGTTGAAGTTTTAAAGGCTGAAAACAAAGCTCTAAGGATTGGAGTTAATCATGGGTCTCTATCTGAGAGGATGCTTTTTACTTATGGAGATACGCCATTAGGAATGACAGAATCTGCGATGGAGTTCGTCAAAATTTGTGATGAGCTTGATTTCCATAACATAATTATTTCTATGAAAGCTTCTAGGGCTCCGGTCATGATGGCAGCTTACAGAATGATTGCAGATAGGCTTGACTCGGAAGGATATAACTATCCCTTACATTTGGGAGTGACCGAAGCTGGTGATGGTGATTATGGAAGGATTAAAAGTACTGCTGGAATTGGAACGCTTTTAGCAGAGGGATTAGGAGATACCATAAGGGTTTCCTTAACAGAAGCTCCAGAAAAGGAAATACCAGTGTGCTATTCAATTTTGCAATCTTTAGGATTAAGAAAAACAATGGTTGAATACATCAGTTGCCCTAGTTGTGGTAGAACACTTTTCAATCTAGAAGAAGTCGTAGATAAAGTTAGGAACGCCACTTCACATTTAACGGGTCTAGATATAGCGATAATGGGATGTATTGTTAATGGGCCAGGAGAAATGGCAGATGCTGATTATGGCTATGTTGGGAAAGGTAAAGGAACTATTGCCTTATATAGAAGGAAAGAAGAGATAAAAAGAGTACCTGAAGATGAGGGTGTTAATGCTTTAATCCAACTTATTAAGGATGATGGGAAGTGGATTGATCCTTAA
- a CDS encoding PhnE/PtxC family ABC transporter permease, with protein sequence MNKLKLNYTSLSFLPILVCIPLGYQLINNIHFGGFKLFQEFLISAFNPKIDNEIFITVIKRLNETIFIGFFSWLVSIIFGAIFGIISSNIFYKIFNIPNFFYRIIRFFLTIIRSIHEVVWGIILMQIYGINFSIGIIAICIPYIAVNSKVFAEQLETIDYKSFESINQINAPKFSSLLTLIWNPIINTFKNFGLYRLECSIRSTVILGIFGIGGIGTSIFLSFQTLNFRELWTYLWSLAILIILSGLIFKKIKLNTTNKILSIFFIAVFFITILFSFSYFLYFIFNNNFENFNYVSSLFKSSSDLGLFDFLKLTLETIILSLLSTGIAISLPPLVIGIFNNNSSKIFIKIFAFLLRLIPTPVILLTLLTFNNPSLSLAALTLGLHNAGITSKLLFTNLDSQDKRNYIAMKSLGISKKTSWLLGLFSQQAKSYLAYCAYRSDIIIRETAIVGVIGSVGLGWQLQESLSSFAWQEVTIVLIAYSSIAIVGELINGKIKNSLT encoded by the coding sequence TTGAACAAATTAAAATTAAACTATACCTCATTATCTTTTCTTCCAATTTTGGTATGCATCCCTCTAGGGTATCAATTAATAAACAATATTCATTTTGGAGGATTTAAATTATTCCAAGAATTCTTAATTTCTGCATTTAATCCCAAGATCGATAATGAAATTTTTATTACCGTAATTAAGCGATTAAATGAAACTATTTTTATTGGTTTTTTTAGTTGGTTAGTAAGTATTATTTTTGGAGCAATTTTTGGAATAATTTCCTCAAATATTTTTTATAAAATCTTTAATATTCCAAATTTTTTCTACCGCATAATAAGGTTTTTTCTAACAATAATTAGATCTATCCACGAAGTGGTTTGGGGAATAATATTAATGCAAATATATGGAATAAATTTTTCGATAGGAATAATAGCTATATGTATACCTTATATTGCTGTAAATTCAAAAGTTTTTGCTGAACAATTAGAAACTATTGACTACAAAAGTTTTGAATCTATAAATCAAATAAATGCACCTAAATTTTCTTCTTTACTAACTTTAATATGGAATCCAATAATAAATACATTTAAAAACTTTGGTTTATATCGATTAGAGTGCTCAATAAGAAGTACTGTGATTTTAGGAATTTTTGGTATTGGAGGAATAGGTACCAGTATTTTTTTATCTTTCCAAACTTTGAATTTTAGAGAGTTATGGACTTATTTATGGTCCTTAGCAATTTTGATTATTCTTTCTGGATTAATATTCAAAAAAATAAAATTAAATACCACAAATAAAATCCTATCTATTTTTTTTATTGCAGTTTTTTTCATAACAATTTTATTTTCTTTTTCATATTTTCTTTATTTTATTTTTAATAATAATTTTGAAAATTTTAATTACGTTAGTTCTCTTTTTAAATCAAGCTCAGATTTAGGATTATTTGATTTCTTAAAACTTACATTAGAAACAATAATTTTAAGTCTTTTATCAACAGGAATCGCAATTAGTTTACCTCCATTAGTAATAGGAATTTTTAACAACAATAGTTCTAAAATTTTTATAAAAATTTTTGCATTTTTATTACGTTTAATACCTACACCTGTAATACTTCTAACTCTATTAACTTTTAATAATCCTTCTTTATCTTTAGCAGCTTTAACATTAGGTCTCCACAACGCTGGTATTACTAGCAAATTACTTTTTACAAATCTAGATAGCCAAGACAAGAGAAATTATATTGCAATGAAATCTCTAGGAATATCAAAAAAGACTAGTTGGCTTTTAGGTTTATTTTCTCAACAAGCAAAAAGTTACTTAGCATATTGCGCTTATAGATCTGACATCATTATTAGGGAAACTGCAATTGTTGGGGTTATTGGAAGTGTTGGTCTAGGTTGGCAATTGCAAGAATCACTAAGTTCCTTCGCATGGCAAGAAGTAACCATAGTTTTGATAGCTTATAGCTCCATCGCAATAGTTGGAGAATTAATAAATGGTAAAATCAAAAATAGTTTAACTTGA
- a CDS encoding ATP-binding cassette domain-containing protein produces MNNTVLELENISYKYKNDLILNKINLKINSGEKIALLGKSGSGKTTLISVLNGTIKPTQGEVKLFNESFEELDRKQKSKITTIWQDLRLIEDLSAEQNVNCGLLAENSFYFAFKNLLNISSFKKAHKYMKLCRLHNSIYDKKIRKLSGGQKQRVAIARSLIQESNILLADEPFNNLDPKLITIIKNLMLESVDKNNTKKSPKTALVALHRLDLLNDFDKVIGIRDGKIFFNIKRNNLKKIHLEKIY; encoded by the coding sequence ATGAATAATACTGTCTTAGAATTAGAAAATATATCTTATAAATACAAAAATGATCTGATCCTAAATAAAATAAATTTAAAAATAAATTCTGGGGAAAAAATTGCACTTTTAGGTAAAAGCGGTTCAGGAAAAACTACACTTATATCAGTACTTAATGGCACTATAAAGCCAACTCAAGGTGAGGTTAAATTATTCAATGAAAGTTTCGAGGAATTAGATAGAAAGCAGAAAAGTAAAATAACAACTATATGGCAAGATTTAAGATTAATAGAAGATCTCTCTGCAGAACAAAATGTTAATTGTGGACTACTAGCGGAAAACAGTTTTTATTTCGCTTTTAAAAATTTACTAAATATAAGTTCTTTTAAGAAGGCGCATAAATATATGAAATTATGTAGGCTTCATAACTCTATTTACGACAAAAAAATCAGAAAACTATCTGGGGGGCAAAAACAAAGGGTGGCTATAGCTAGATCATTAATTCAAGAATCAAATATATTACTTGCAGATGAGCCTTTTAATAATCTAGATCCCAAATTGATAACAATAATTAAAAACCTAATGCTAGAAAGTGTCGATAAAAATAATACAAAAAAATCCCCAAAGACGGCATTAGTTGCATTACATAGATTAGATTTGCTGAACGATTTCGATAAAGTTATTGGAATAAGGGATGGTAAAATTTTTTTCAATATCAAAAGAAATAACTTAAAGAAGATTCATTTAGAGAAAATATATTAA
- a CDS encoding putative selenate ABC transporter substrate-binding protein, with amino-acid sequence MFNLKNFLLSSSLLFSVFSSPVFSNPKVLKVGAIPDQNQDVLDKRFNLFSKELSKQLDVEVKYIPVINYVAAVTGFRTKDLDLVWFGGLSGVQARLQTPNSIVLAQRDIDKEFKSVFIVNKNLELNSISNIKGLKKLKNLRFTFGSENSTSGRLMPEYFLNQAGVEIKHFKGKKAGFSGSHDATIALVNSGAFDAGALNKQVWENNLKNNPKRTSNLELFWITPEYVDYHWIAQGDLENRFGEGFTKKLKSVILNLDIKQKSHKQILDMFNAKRFTKAEAKQYKNIEEIGRKLNKIR; translated from the coding sequence ATGTTTAATTTAAAGAATTTCCTACTAAGTTCATCTCTATTATTTTCTGTTTTTTCATCACCTGTATTTTCAAATCCCAAAGTTTTAAAAGTTGGAGCAATACCTGATCAAAACCAAGATGTTTTGGACAAAAGATTTAATTTATTTTCAAAAGAATTATCCAAACAACTTGATGTAGAAGTTAAATACATTCCTGTTATTAATTATGTTGCAGCAGTAACTGGATTTAGAACTAAAGATTTAGATTTAGTTTGGTTTGGCGGTTTATCAGGAGTTCAAGCAAGATTACAAACACCTAATTCAATTGTCTTAGCTCAAAGAGATATCGATAAGGAATTTAAAAGTGTTTTTATAGTAAACAAAAATTTAGAACTTAACTCAATTTCAAACATTAAAGGACTTAAAAAACTAAAGAATTTAAGATTTACTTTTGGCTCTGAAAACTCAACTTCTGGAAGATTAATGCCAGAATATTTTTTAAATCAAGCAGGGGTAGAAATTAAACATTTTAAAGGAAAAAAAGCAGGTTTTAGTGGGAGTCATGATGCCACTATAGCTTTAGTTAATAGTGGGGCATTTGATGCAGGAGCTTTAAATAAACAGGTTTGGGAAAACAATCTTAAAAATAATCCCAAAAGAACAAGTAATTTAGAATTATTCTGGATCACCCCAGAATATGTTGACTATCATTGGATAGCTCAAGGGGATCTTGAAAATAGATTCGGGGAAGGGTTTACAAAAAAACTTAAATCAGTAATTCTAAATTTAGACATAAAGCAAAAATCACATAAACAGATATTAGATATGTTCAATGCAAAAAGATTTACAAAGGCAGAAGCAAAACAATATAAAAATATAGAGGAAATCGGGAGGAAATTAAATAAAATTAGATGA
- a CDS encoding 16S rRNA (uracil(1498)-N(3))-methyltransferase, with protein MEDLTRLIISHERIENIKNKNLELSKEEAHYLNKVMRIKNGKEIFIGNGEGSLWKAIKVKNDCLEIIQLKKPYLFQEQEIFLLGIAVVIPKSGFEDILKMCTEIGIDFIQPLFSERQVNKNLNFSRKLLRWNLIIKEAVEQSERLWKPSILNGIDIFEWLKSRDNQERVSISITREETLYDLNQWLRKQKEFGNKKGGIFWNVIGPEGGWSSKEIDFFNRKNITFVKLSDTILRTSTASINASSILNQWRIDLKLKN; from the coding sequence ATGGAAGACTTAACAAGATTAATTATTTCCCATGAGAGAATTGAAAATATTAAGAACAAAAACTTAGAACTTTCTAAAGAAGAGGCTCATTATTTAAATAAAGTAATGAGGATAAAAAATGGTAAAGAAATATTTATTGGTAACGGAGAGGGTTCATTATGGAAAGCTATAAAAGTTAAAAATGATTGTTTAGAAATAATTCAATTAAAAAAACCTTACTTATTTCAAGAACAAGAAATTTTCTTATTAGGTATAGCTGTTGTTATACCAAAAAGTGGGTTTGAGGATATTTTAAAAATGTGTACTGAAATAGGAATTGATTTTATACAGCCATTATTTTCAGAAAGACAGGTCAACAAAAATTTAAATTTTTCTAGAAAACTTTTGAGATGGAATTTAATTATCAAAGAAGCGGTTGAGCAAAGTGAGAGATTATGGAAACCATCTATTTTAAATGGAATTGATATTTTTGAATGGCTAAAAAGTAGAGATAATCAAGAAAGAGTTTCAATTTCTATAACTAGAGAAGAAACACTATATGACTTAAATCAATGGTTAAGAAAACAAAAAGAATTTGGAAATAAGAAAGGAGGTATTTTTTGGAATGTAATTGGTCCTGAAGGAGGTTGGTCCTCTAAAGAAATTGATTTTTTTAATAGAAAAAATATTACCTTTGTTAAACTTTCCGACACTATCTTAAGAACTTCGACAGCTAGTATTAACGCATCATCAATTCTAAATCAGTGGAGAATTGATTTGAAATTAAAGAATTAG
- a CDS encoding uracil-DNA glycosylase codes for MKRLVIGRGSVFADLLVIGEAPGAQEDLEGKPYVGKSGKLLNQLLIKAGIDYKQDVYFCNVIKCRPPNNRKPTAREINIHKPWLLQQIKLVDPKFILLTGSTAMRAILEVKDPISNLRGQWIKKDGREIMVIFHPSYLLRFPSKEINKPYHLTLKDLENVSGKLYAV; via the coding sequence GTGAAAAGGTTAGTAATTGGGAGAGGAAGTGTATTTGCAGATTTGTTAGTAATTGGTGAGGCTCCTGGAGCCCAGGAAGATTTAGAAGGAAAACCTTATGTAGGTAAATCTGGTAAGTTATTAAACCAATTATTAATAAAAGCAGGGATTGACTATAAGCAGGATGTTTATTTTTGTAATGTAATTAAATGTCGTCCACCAAATAATAGAAAACCCACTGCTAGAGAAATTAATATTCATAAACCTTGGTTATTACAGCAAATAAAGTTAGTCGATCCAAAATTTATATTACTTACTGGTTCTACTGCTATGAGAGCTATTTTAGAAGTTAAAGATCCTATAAGTAATTTAAGAGGTCAATGGATTAAAAAAGATGGGAGAGAAATTATGGTAATTTTTCATCCATCTTATTTGTTGAGATTTCCTTCAAAAGAAATCAATAAACCTTACCATCTAACTTTGAAAGACCTAGAGAATGTAAGTGGTAAACTATATGCCGTATAA
- a CDS encoding DUF3531 family protein: protein MNIIFREVDPFNCWIWIRFSESPTQDEKNYLDGVFDSWYVLGRLGGFNSENLQTHEEGSDLSWMPYDNEQKNESLPALMHNLGIMEYQNLWGRCWVDFGTSDSISIDILINSLNEISNNYVKIEELIIGGENNDWAIEEHEDLVFKD from the coding sequence ATGAATATTATTTTTAGGGAAGTTGATCCTTTTAATTGCTGGATATGGATCAGGTTTTCAGAATCACCAACTCAAGATGAAAAAAATTATTTAGATGGTGTTTTTGATAGTTGGTACGTTTTAGGAAGGTTAGGTGGATTTAATTCTGAAAATTTGCAAACTCATGAAGAGGGTTCCGATCTAAGTTGGATGCCCTACGATAATGAACAAAAAAATGAATCTCTTCCAGCCTTAATGCATAATTTAGGAATTATGGAATATCAAAACCTGTGGGGAAGATGTTGGGTTGATTTTGGAACTTCAGACTCCATTTCAATAGATATATTAATTAATTCTTTGAATGAGATATCAAATAATTATGTAAAAATTGAAGAGTTAATAATTGGGGGTGAAAATAATGATTGGGCAATTGAAGAACATGAAGATTTAGTTTTCAAAGATTAA
- a CDS encoding TIGR00297 family protein: MDLIRNQFFIGFCINFILIYIFCRIPLMTKSGWVSAGILGTILWGCLSWQGWMSVVIYLLFGSLVTKIGFKFKKAQGIAEKRGGRRGPENVWGSAATGLFLAIMTKFNAANVVMFKVGFAASFAAKLADTFGSEIGKRFGKDTYLITSLKKVDRGTEGGISIEGTLASVLGSIFMSFIMLRLSIISTKYHFIVVVVSGFLATLSESIIGAKFQNKYKLSNELVNAIQTSIASVFAIFALILYSYFLN; encoded by the coding sequence ATGGATTTAATTAGAAATCAATTTTTTATAGGTTTTTGCATTAATTTTATTTTGATTTATATATTTTGCAGGATTCCTTTGATGACGAAAAGTGGTTGGGTAAGTGCAGGCATCTTAGGCACAATTTTGTGGGGATGTTTGTCTTGGCAGGGATGGATGTCAGTTGTAATTTATTTATTATTTGGATCCCTCGTTACCAAAATAGGTTTTAAATTTAAAAAAGCACAAGGAATTGCTGAAAAAAGAGGCGGGAGGAGAGGTCCTGAGAATGTATGGGGCTCAGCAGCTACAGGATTATTTCTTGCCATCATGACCAAATTTAATGCTGCCAATGTAGTGATGTTTAAAGTAGGTTTTGCTGCAAGTTTTGCTGCAAAGTTGGCGGATACTTTTGGTAGCGAAATTGGAAAAAGATTTGGTAAAGACACATACTTAATTACTTCACTTAAAAAGGTGGATAGGGGAACTGAGGGAGGAATAAGTATAGAAGGAACATTAGCTAGTGTTCTGGGATCAATATTTATGTCTTTTATAATGCTTCGTCTATCAATTATTTCTACAAAATATCATTTTATAGTAGTTGTAGTTTCTGGATTCTTGGCAACACTTTCGGAAAGTATTATTGGTGCTAAATTTCAAAACAAATATAAATTAAGTAATGAATTGGTAAATGCTATTCAGACAAGTATTGCTTCTGTTTTTGCTATCTTTGCTCTTATTTTATATTCATATTTTTTAAATTAA
- a CDS encoding pyridoxal phosphate-dependent aminotransferase — protein sequence MSQVNLSDRALSIEPSLTLQISAKANQLSAEGVDICNLSAGEPDFDAPKEVIEATSKAIFDGFTKYGPAAGNLDLRKAIANKLQIQNDLNYEFENVMVTNGAKQAIYNLFQVLLNTGDEVIIPSPHWLSYPQMVRLAGGKPIFTNSSAEDGFKINIEDLKSKISSKTKFIIINSPNNPTGRVMSKEELLQIADLARENPNINILSDEIYELILKKEFKHYSLSSLANDLKDRIFIINGFAKGWAMTGWRIGYLVGPKDVIKASSALQSQSTSNVCSFVQKGALEALKINNEFFSMINSHYDQRRRLLYEGLNNINGIYIEEPNGAFYAFPKLPNSSITSVDFCNKALQDYGLVVVPGKAFGADQCIRISCAASEIKITDGLQRLEKAISEYY from the coding sequence ATGAGTCAAGTTAATTTATCTGATCGGGCACTTTCAATTGAGCCTTCTCTTACATTGCAGATAAGTGCTAAAGCAAATCAATTATCTGCAGAAGGAGTAGATATTTGCAATTTAAGTGCAGGTGAACCTGATTTTGATGCCCCAAAAGAAGTTATAGAGGCTACAAGTAAAGCTATATTTGATGGATTTACAAAGTACGGGCCCGCAGCGGGGAATTTAGATCTCCGAAAAGCAATTGCAAATAAACTTCAAATTCAAAACGATTTAAATTATGAATTTGAAAATGTAATGGTCACAAATGGTGCTAAGCAAGCAATATATAATCTTTTCCAAGTATTGTTAAATACTGGAGACGAAGTTATTATCCCTTCTCCACATTGGTTAAGTTATCCCCAGATGGTTAGATTGGCGGGTGGGAAGCCAATTTTTACAAATTCTTCTGCAGAAGATGGATTCAAAATAAATATAGAAGATTTGAAGTCTAAAATCTCTTCAAAAACTAAATTTATAATTATCAATTCTCCTAATAACCCTACTGGAAGAGTTATGTCAAAGGAAGAATTATTACAAATTGCCGATTTAGCTAGAGAAAATCCAAATATCAATATTCTTTCTGATGAGATTTACGAACTAATCCTTAAAAAAGAATTTAAACACTACAGTTTATCTTCATTAGCAAATGACTTAAAAGATAGAATTTTTATAATAAATGGGTTTGCGAAAGGATGGGCTATGACTGGCTGGAGGATAGGTTATTTAGTAGGTCCCAAAGATGTAATCAAAGCATCCTCAGCATTACAAAGTCAAAGTACAAGTAATGTTTGCTCTTTTGTTCAAAAAGGTGCTTTAGAGGCTTTAAAAATTAATAATGAGTTTTTCTCAATGATAAATAGCCATTATGATCAAAGAAGAAGACTTCTCTATGAGGGCCTTAATAATATAAATGGGATTTATATTGAAGAACCTAACGGAGCATTTTACGCATTTCCAAAATTACCCAACTCCTCAATTACTTCTGTTGATTTCTGCAATAAAGCTCTTCAAGATTACGGATTAGTTGTTGTACCTGGAAAAGCTTTTGGAGCTGATCAATGTATAAGAATATCTTGTGCAGCTTCAGAGATTAAAATAACAGATGGACTACAAAGGCTTGAAAAAGCAATCTCTGAATACTATTAA
- a CDS encoding GDSL-type esterase/lipase family protein: MISLPKQLVVIGDSSVYGWGDNEGGGWCERLRKDWGNNQNGPVIYQLGVRGDGIEKVSSRWEKEWSSRGETRRNKPKAILLNVGLNDTAAIGQINGRHQLDIDGFEYGLERLINEMNSQTNLFVIGLTPVDESKMPFAGCLWYSNDFCNSYERRMEEVCLNQNVPFLPTFREMYSDKRSKNWITHDGIHLNSEGHFWLFQRLKSWEILTKWKGS, translated from the coding sequence GTGATTAGTTTACCAAAACAGCTTGTTGTAATTGGAGATAGCTCAGTTTATGGATGGGGAGATAATGAGGGTGGTGGATGGTGTGAGAGGCTTAGAAAAGATTGGGGTAATAACCAAAATGGGCCAGTTATTTATCAACTTGGCGTTAGGGGAGATGGGATAGAAAAAGTTTCATCTAGATGGGAAAAAGAATGGTCATCTAGAGGAGAAACGAGAAGAAATAAACCTAAAGCAATCCTACTAAATGTAGGTCTTAACGACACTGCAGCAATTGGTCAGATAAATGGAAGACATCAATTAGATATAGATGGATTTGAATATGGATTAGAGAGGCTAATTAATGAAATGAACTCTCAAACAAATTTATTTGTTATTGGTTTGACACCAGTTGACGAAAGCAAAATGCCGTTCGCAGGATGTCTATGGTACTCAAATGATTTTTGTAATTCTTATGAAAGGAGAATGGAGGAAGTATGCCTCAATCAGAATGTCCCATTTCTTCCTACTTTTAGAGAAATGTACTCTGATAAAAGGAGTAAAAATTGGATTACGCATGATGGAATTCATCTAAATTCCGAAGGTCATTTCTGGCTTTTCCAAAGACTTAAAAGCTGGGAGATTCTTACAAAATGGAAGGGATCTTAG